A window of the Aquarana catesbeiana isolate 2022-GZ linkage group LG05, ASM4218655v1, whole genome shotgun sequence genome harbors these coding sequences:
- the LOC141144163 gene encoding serum paraoxonase/arylesterase 2-like, with the protein MVKITLLGVILGFLGERQYQFSHRAGSFKEKIELVDLPNCQLVKGIEYGSEDIHLLPNGLAFISSGLKYPGMKSFAPNRPAEILLVNMNDDILLPEPLQLSEGINASSFNPHGLSAYIDETDGTVYLFVVNHPDHKSFIEIFKFDEKQKSLLHLKTIKHPLLYSVNDIVAVGPESFYATNDHYFESMHMKFLENFLGLQLSNVVYYSPGDVREVASGLYMANGIEISNDKKFIYAVDLIGHTVNVYEKHASWSLTFVKAVDVDTCADNLFVDPVTGDVWTGAHPNLSKMSEYKEEDPPGSEVIRIQNIHSDHPIVTRVYANDGSVIQGSSVAAVYKKKLIIGTVFHKALYCQLD; encoded by the exons ATGGTGAAAATAACCCTTCTCGGGGTCATCCTGGGATTTCTGGGGGAACGTCAATACCAGTTCAG CCATAGAGCTGGCTCCTTCAAAGAAAAGATAGAACTTGTTGATCTTCCCAACTGTCAACTTGTGAAAGGAATTG AGTATGGCTCAGAAGATATTCATCTTCTTCCCAATGGACTGGCATTCATCAGCTCT GGCCTGAAATACCCAGGGATGAAAAGCTTTGCACCAAACAGACCCGCAGAAATATTGCTGGTAAATATGAATGATGATATCCTTCTCCCCGAACCACTACAGCTCAGTGAAGGCATCAATGCATCTTCATTTAATCCTCATGGGCTCAGTGCGTACATTGATGAGACAG ATGGCACGGTCTACCTTTTTGTCGTGAATCATCCTGACCACAAAAGCTTTATTGAAATATTTAAATTTGATGAGAAGCAGAAATCTCTCCTACACCTGAAGACCATTAAACATCCATTATTGTACAG cgtgaACGATATTGTTGCTGTTGGACCGGAGAGCTTTTATGCCACTAATGATCATTATTTTGAGAGCATGCATATGAAATTTTTAGAAAATTTCCTTGGATTACAGTTGTCAAACGTGGTGTATTACAGTCCCGGGGATGTCCGAGAAGTAGCATCGGGACTCTACATGGCCAACGGAATCGAAATATCAAACGATAAAAa gTTTATCTATGCTGTTGATCTCATAGGTCATACAGTCAATGTCTATGAGAAACATGCAAGCTGGTCCCTAACTTTTGTAAAG gcaGTTGACGTAGATACTTGTGCGGATAACCTTTTTGTGGATCCAGTTACAGGGGATGTTTGGACAGGAGCACATCCAAATTTATCTAAAATGTCTGAATACAAGGAGGAAGATCCCCCTGGATCTGAG GTGATCCGTATACAGAACATTCACTCAGATCACCCGATAGTGACCCGGGTTTACGCCAATGACGGCTCAGTGATTCAGGGGTCTTCCGTAGCTGCAGTGTACAAGAAGAAGCTGATTATAGGGACCGTATTCCACAAAGCTCTGTACTGTCAGCTGGATTGA